The following coding sequences lie in one Pempheris klunzingeri isolate RE-2024b chromosome 13, fPemKlu1.hap1, whole genome shotgun sequence genomic window:
- the ttll5 gene encoding tubulin polyglutamylase TTLL5 produces the protein MPAVIRDKEDSESSSEDEQEDHTCIAWSGLSKTIPVLLFFPEAAVSKDGIISSFGERYHMAFKIVRTESRLVRGLLTNHGFHEVHPNSNDFNLMWTGSHLKPYILRSLQDFQRVNHFPRSYELTRKDRLYKNIQRMQQTHGFKNFHIVPQTFVLPSEYQEFCNCFAKDKGPWIIKPVASSRGRGIYLVSNPNQISMDENILVSRYINNPLLIDEFKFDVRLYVLVTSYDPLIIYVYEEGLARFATVKYDRTSKNIKNTFMHLTNYSLNKKSSDYVSCDDPEVEDYGNKWSMSAVLRYLKQEGKDTTLLMRQVEDLIIKAVLSAELQIATACKMFVPHKTNCFELYGFDVLIDSNLKPWLLEVNLSPSLACDAPLDLKIKASMIADMFSLVGFVCQDPLSRQPRSDRVTLDPGFKHPAAQRTQKPMSAPTASAPSRVRQRPVSASNSETEGSKDKQGPKQGQGDSTLSLTAEEIKVLRRIKEEYERRGGFIRIFPTAETWELYGGYLESKTSLNYMLANRLFHGRNVNGNVQLQVDAVHSCHVVQYERKLLSLEARKRRQRHLTHRSAAGKKKSGKESKASPTLSSSQEGEECTREEREEVKQVLQAASHKALVAEQRKQVATPLERCHSEALSSSEAATHNARPRVNLLNILQQGWDLSKVQARMAFSSYLQRVQQRLLAESRSNTIPVWPDKDNDQMELVIRFLRRAASNLQQDIKVVLPNRQLPLQDRRRILSHQLGEFIHCYNKETEDMVKKQENSKEEHCVNPSVFQEYITAASEYDLEEVLTFYTQKNKSATVFLGTRVRSVKKDVHGVNASGDSGNCENSKTLPVAKEDSSASESSLSTGRVSSDPDIKATESQPSVRTLPEDQQAVVRTGKIQPEVQASQHCTIFPVTLDCTHIHLQHCSPTLTSLPLHCPPPPPPPQPPSYAQSLAKSQFCPSETLSGPPAYTSAVVVAQPPRAMWTAVSTGSNTVSSGQPTQELRRIQSFTSSTSSSGAVSSIPNATHIYSQKLSRPTSAGQVIRRSSSSKLKSNSAGTFKELNSLSAQAQSNQQAFISALQKLADKQVARHYASSSHINLLTQHLTNLNLTNRMLSRESSTLNSKVRHTAATTQGPLKAVHSGTDLCSSTSHRPLKDEEGLLDGQMQSAYNLVTGVNPQQRYQPTQGSYQLQFAIQKLQQQRLQSRQCLDHSHCRHQAQFPEQTRTPQAQAPTSSSSCPPSTFNVRPNHSHIQTCISPVLAPKPPSSAREGQIRRTATKRLIKQVSAESSASGSVSSGQHAVYEAICGKTGLSVYHKLFQGQEPGHR, from the exons ATCATATGAACTGACGCGCAAAGACCGCCTGTATAAAAACATCCAGCGAATGCAGCAGACTCATGGCTTCAAAAACTTCCATATTGTTCCTCAGACCTTTGTGCTTCCCTCAGAGTATCAAGAATTCTGCA ATTGTTTTGCCAAGGACAAGGGCCCATGGATTATTAAACCAGTAGCATCTTCAAGAGGGCGAGGAATCTACTTGGTCAGCAAT CCCAATCAGATCTCAATGGATGAAAACATATTGGTGTCTCGCTACATTAATAACCCACTACTGATAGATG AGTTCAAGTTTGACGTGCGGTTGTACGTGTTGGTGACTTCATACGATCCACTCATCATCTATGTGTACGAGGAGGGCCTGGCTAG ATTCGCCACAGTTAAATACGACCGGACTTCAAAGAACATTAAGAACACGTTCATGCATCTCACTAACTACAGCTTGAACAAAAAGAGCAGCGATTATGTCAG TTGCGATGACCCTGAAGTTGAGGATTATGGGAACAAGTGGAGTATGAGTGCAGTGTTGAGGTATTTGAAGCAGGAGGGGAAGGACACCACAT TGCTGatgagacaggtggaggacCTCATCATCAAAGCTGTACTGAGTGCTGAACTACAGATCGCCACCGCCTGCAAGATGTTTGTTCCCCACAAGACAAACTGCTTTG AACTGTATGGTTTTGATGTGCTCATTGACTCCAACCTCAAACCCTGGTTGTTAGAGGTGAACCTTTCCCCCTCCCTGGCCTG TGATGCGCCCTTGGATCTGAAGATAAAGGCCAGTATGATTGCGGACATGTTTTCGCTTGTGG GCTTTGTGTGTCAGGACCCCCTATCGAGACAGCCACGCTCAGACCGAGTGACCCTGGACCCCGGCTTCAAGCACCCAGCAGCCCAAAGAACACAG AAACCTATGTCTGCACCGACAGCCTCAGCCCCCAGCAGAGTG CGACAGAGGCCCGTATCAGCTAGTAACTCAGAAACAGAAGGGTCGAAAGACAAGCAAGGACCTAAACAAGGCCAAGGAGACAGCACTCTGAGCTTAACTGCTGAGGAG ATAAAAGTGCTGAGGAGGATAAAGGAAGAGTACGAGAGACGAGGAGGCTTCATTAGGATCTTCCCCACCGCAGAAACATGGGAGCTCTACGG TGGATATCTGGAGTCCAAGACATCTTTGAACTACATGTTGGCAAACAGACTTTTCCATGGAAG GAATGTGAATGGGAATGTGCAGCTGCAGGTGGACGCTGTCCACAGCTGTCACGTTGTCCAATATGAGAGGAAGCTGCTGTCTCTGGAGGCACGCAAGAGGAGACAGCGCCACCTGACTCATCGCTCTGCTGCAGGGAAAAAGAAATCGG GGAAGGAATCCAAGGCCTCCCCGACTCTGAGCAGCAGTCAGGAGGGAGAAGAGTGCACGcgggaggaaagagaggaggtgaaacaAGTTCTCCAGGCAGCCTCACACAAGGCTTTGGTAgcagagcaaagaaaacaagtgGCCACACCACTGGAGCGCTGCCACAGTGAGGCTCTGTCCAGCTCAGAGGCAGCCACGCACAATGCCAGGCCCAGAGTCAACCTGCTCAACATCCTTCAGCAGGGGTGGGACCTCAG tAAAGTGCAGGCACGGATGGCCTTCTCCTCATACCTGCAGCGAGTCCAACAAAGACTGCTGGCAGAGAGCAGGTCCAACACCATCCCAGTTTGGCCAGACAAGGACAACGACCAAATG GAGCTGGTCATTCGCTTCCTGAGACGAGCAGCCAGTAACCTTCAGCAAGACATAAAAGTGGTCTTGCCCAATCGTCAACTTCCACTCCAAGACCGCAGACGCATCCTGTCCCACCAGCTAGGGGAATTCATCCACTGTTACAACAAG GAAACTGAGGATATGgtgaaaaaacaggagaatAGCAAAGAGGAGCATTGTGTTAACCCCAGTGTGTTTCAGGagtacatcactgcagcaag TGAATATGATCTGGAGGAAGTACTGACATtctacacacagaaaaataaatcagccACCGTCTTCCTAGGAACAAGAGTCAGGAGTGTTAAGAAAGACGTTCATGGAGTAAATGCCTCAGGAGATTCAGGCAACTGTGAGAATTCCAAAA CTCTGCCTGTGGCCAAAGAGGATTCCAGCGCTTCAGAGTCCTCGCTTTCCACTGGGAGAGTCAGCAGTGACCCAGACATCAAGGCCACTGAGAGTCAGCCTTCTGTCCGTACTTTGCCTGAAGACCAACAGGCCGTGGTTAGAACCGGTAAAATCCAGCCAGAGGTCCAGGCCTCCCAGCACTGCACCATCTTTCCTGTGACTTTAGACTGCACACATATTCATCTTCAGCACTGCTCCCCCACTCTCACTTCCCTGCCTCTCCATTGTCCACCTCCACCGCCACCTCCTCAGCCACCGTCCTATGCACAGTCCTTGGCAAAGTCTCAGTTCTGCCCTTCTGAGACTCTTTCTGGTCCTCCTGCATACACCTCTGCCGTTGTGGTTGCACAGCCCCCAAGAGCAATGTGGACAGCTGTTTCCACTGGCTCTAACACAGTCTCTTCTGGGCAACCAACCCAGGAGCTCAGGAGGATCCAGTCCTTTACCTCATCGACATCTAGCTCTGGAGCAGTCTCTTCCATCCCCAATGCCACGCACATCTATAGCCAGAAGCTCTCTAGACCCACCTCTGCAGGCCAAG TGATCAGGAGGAGCAGTTCCAGTAAGCTGAAGTCAAACTCAGCAGGAACATTCAAGGAGTTAAACTCCCTGTCTGCTCAAGCCCAGTCCAACCAGCAGGCCTTCATCTCAGCCCTGCAAAAGCTGGCTGACAAGCAGGTTGCCCGCCACTATGCCAGCTCCAGTCACATCAACCTGCTGACACAACAC TTGACCAACCTGAACCTGACCAACAGGATGCTGAGCAGAGAGAGCTCCACACTGAACTCTAAAGTACGCCACACTGCTGCTACAACTCAAGGGCCACTGAAAGCTGTTCATTCTGGAACAGATCTATGTAGCAGCACTAG CCACCGGCCACTGAAGGATGAGGAGGGTCTTTTGGATGGGCAGATGCAGAGTGCCTATAACTTGGTGACAGGGGTGAACCCTCAGCAGCGCTACCAGCCCACGCAAGGAAGCTACCAGCTTCAGTTTGCTATCCAGAAACTGCAACAGCAAAGACTTCAGTCTCGACAATGTCTGGACCATAGCCATTGCAGACATCAG GCTCAATTTCCAGAACAGACAAGAACTCCACAGGCCCAGGCTCCCACAAGCTCATCCAGCTGCCCTCCATCCACCTTTAATGTTCGTCCCAATCACAGCCACATCCAAACCTGTATTAGCCCTGTTCTCGCTCCGAAGCCACCCAGCAGTGCCAGAGAGGGACAGATCAGGAGAACAGCAACAAAGCGCCTCATAAA GCAGGTGTCCGCAGAGAGTTCAGCCAGTGGAAGTGTATCCAGCGGCCAGCATGCAGTCTACGAAGCCATCTGTGGTAAAACAG GTCTGTCTGTGTACCACAAGCTGTTCCAGGGTCAGGAGCCCGGTCACAGATGA